In a genomic window of Akkermansia massiliensis:
- the purD gene encoding phosphoribosylamine--glycine ligase yields MKIAVIGKGGREHALVKALKESPSAPEMYCFPGSDAINRLAAPIPARDLPTLIDWMVSNKVDLCVAGEESYLVKDEGLANACARVGIPCWGPVKESAQLEASKEFAKEFLLRHHIPTGQARVAATLEEARQFIGGVYPTVLKFDGLAAGKGVAVCMSKEEADAFLKEVFTDRRFGEGRLLVEEFLTGPEVSIFGALVDDHYLILCPARDYKRLKEGDAGPNTGGMGAVASRQLVEPDMLERIEKEIVAPTVAGLKKDGLPYRGFLYFGLMLTPNGPKVIEYNCRFGDPECQAVMPLLSGDLASFCLHGAKGEFTPEEISFQNGWSVCCVLASKGYPETSRSGDAIQGLDDVANASVYHAGTKWNADKNCYETNGGRVLAVVAQGESLSEARQRAHNETKKVKFDGMQRRPDIGFASFV; encoded by the coding sequence ATGAAAATAGCCGTTATTGGAAAAGGTGGGCGTGAACACGCACTGGTCAAGGCGCTCAAGGAATCTCCCTCCGCACCGGAAATGTACTGTTTCCCGGGGAGTGACGCCATCAACCGTCTGGCAGCCCCCATTCCCGCCAGGGATCTGCCTACACTGATCGACTGGATGGTTTCCAATAAAGTGGACCTCTGCGTAGCCGGGGAGGAAAGCTATCTGGTGAAGGATGAAGGCCTGGCGAACGCCTGTGCCCGCGTGGGCATTCCCTGCTGGGGGCCGGTGAAGGAAAGCGCCCAGCTGGAAGCCAGCAAGGAATTTGCCAAGGAATTCCTGCTCCGCCACCACATCCCCACCGGGCAGGCCCGTGTGGCCGCCACCCTGGAGGAAGCCCGGCAATTCATCGGCGGCGTTTACCCCACCGTGCTCAAATTTGACGGCCTGGCCGCCGGCAAGGGCGTGGCCGTCTGCATGAGCAAGGAAGAAGCGGACGCTTTCCTGAAAGAAGTATTTACGGACAGGCGCTTCGGTGAAGGGCGCCTGCTGGTGGAAGAATTCCTGACCGGGCCGGAAGTCTCCATCTTCGGAGCCCTGGTGGACGACCACTACCTCATCCTGTGCCCGGCGCGGGACTACAAACGCCTCAAAGAAGGCGACGCGGGCCCCAACACGGGCGGCATGGGCGCGGTGGCCTCCCGCCAGCTTGTGGAGCCGGACATGCTGGAACGCATTGAAAAGGAAATCGTGGCCCCGACGGTAGCCGGGCTGAAAAAGGACGGACTGCCCTACCGCGGCTTCCTGTACTTCGGCCTGATGCTGACCCCGAACGGCCCCAAGGTGATTGAATACAACTGCCGCTTCGGGGATCCGGAATGCCAGGCCGTCATGCCCCTGCTCTCCGGGGATCTGGCCTCCTTCTGCCTGCACGGGGCCAAGGGAGAATTCACTCCGGAAGAAATCTCCTTCCAAAACGGCTGGAGCGTCTGCTGCGTGCTGGCCTCCAAGGGATATCCGGAAACCTCCCGCTCCGGCGACGCCATCCAGGGGCTGGACGACGTTGCGAATGCCTCCGTTTACCACGCCGGCACCAAATGGAATGCGGACAAAAACTGTTATGAAACCAACGGCGGCCGCGTGCTGGCCGTCGTGGCGCAGGGGGAATCCCTTTCCGAAGCGCGCCAGCGTGCCCACAACGAAACCAAAAAGGTCAAATTTGACGGCATGCAGCGCCGTCCGGACATCGGCTTTGCCAGCTTCGTCTGA
- a CDS encoding formate--tetrahydrofolate ligase, whose protein sequence is MVTPAFSDCVNKLGVDENDVIPFGRNKAKISLDVLDKPAAPGKLILVSAITPTPSGEGKTTVSIGLAQGLQAIGKKACLALRQPSMGPVFGRKGGATGGGKSSLTPPDEINMHFTGDFHAITSAHNLISAIIDNAMFFHTLNIDERKVTWKRVMDMNDRSLRSIIVGLNKQGFPRETGFDITPASEIMACLCLATSYKDMEDRINRIVIGFTTDDKPVFARELGITGSVMALLKDALMPNLVQTVEGVPCFLHGGPFANIAHGCNSVLATKMALHFGDYAVTEAGFAFDLGAEKFLDIKCRQSGLDPAAIVIVATARALKMHGGTALADLKNTDVAALKKGLANLDAHLDAAAHYKRPVVVAVNKFFDDSQEELDAIVAHCAERGIPCAIADIFSQGGEGGKNLAQMVVQAADKPSAPFKPLYESALPVEEKLNIIARSIYGADGVELTPAARKKLAQFEASRLTDLPICMAKTQNSLSDNGRLRGRPTGFTVTVRDFEIANGAGFLVALCGEIMRMPALPVSPNAMHIYLDNKGNVQGL, encoded by the coding sequence ATGGTCACACCTGCATTCTCCGATTGTGTCAACAAGCTGGGCGTCGATGAAAACGACGTGATCCCCTTCGGCCGCAACAAGGCCAAGATTTCCCTGGACGTACTGGACAAGCCGGCCGCACCCGGCAAACTCATTCTGGTTTCCGCCATCACGCCCACCCCTTCCGGAGAAGGGAAAACCACCGTCTCCATCGGTCTGGCGCAGGGGTTGCAGGCCATCGGTAAAAAAGCCTGCCTGGCGCTTCGGCAGCCCTCCATGGGCCCGGTATTCGGCCGCAAGGGCGGTGCCACCGGCGGCGGTAAAAGCTCCCTGACGCCGCCTGATGAAATCAACATGCACTTCACGGGAGACTTCCATGCCATCACGTCCGCCCACAACCTGATCAGCGCCATCATTGACAACGCCATGTTCTTCCACACGCTGAACATTGACGAACGCAAAGTCACGTGGAAGCGCGTCATGGACATGAATGACCGCTCCCTGCGCTCCATCATCGTGGGACTCAACAAGCAGGGCTTCCCGCGTGAAACGGGTTTCGACATCACTCCGGCTTCGGAAATCATGGCGTGCCTTTGCCTCGCTACCTCCTACAAGGACATGGAAGACCGCATCAACCGCATCGTGATCGGTTTCACGACGGACGACAAGCCCGTATTCGCCAGGGAACTCGGCATCACCGGCTCCGTCATGGCCCTGCTGAAAGACGCCCTGATGCCCAACCTGGTCCAGACCGTGGAAGGGGTGCCCTGCTTCCTGCACGGAGGCCCGTTCGCCAACATCGCCCACGGCTGCAACTCCGTGCTGGCCACCAAAATGGCCCTCCACTTTGGGGACTATGCCGTCACGGAAGCCGGGTTCGCCTTTGACCTGGGCGCGGAAAAATTCCTGGACATCAAGTGCCGCCAATCCGGACTGGACCCTGCCGCCATCGTCATCGTAGCCACGGCGCGCGCCCTGAAAATGCACGGAGGCACCGCCCTGGCGGACCTGAAAAACACGGACGTGGCCGCACTGAAAAAAGGTCTTGCCAACCTGGACGCCCATCTGGACGCCGCCGCCCACTACAAGCGCCCCGTGGTGGTAGCCGTCAACAAATTCTTTGACGACTCCCAGGAGGAACTGGACGCCATCGTGGCGCACTGTGCGGAACGCGGCATTCCCTGCGCCATTGCGGACATCTTCTCCCAGGGAGGGGAAGGCGGCAAAAACCTGGCCCAAATGGTGGTGCAAGCTGCGGACAAGCCCTCCGCTCCTTTCAAGCCCCTCTATGAATCCGCCCTTCCGGTGGAAGAAAAGCTCAACATCATCGCCCGCAGTATTTACGGAGCGGATGGAGTGGAACTGACGCCCGCGGCCAGAAAGAAGCTGGCCCAGTTTGAAGCCAGCCGCCTCACGGACCTGCCCATCTGCATGGCAAAAACCCAGAACTCGCTTTCCGACAACGGTCGTCTCCGTGGCCGCCCCACCGGTTTCACCGTCACTGTGCGTGACTTTGAAATTGCCAACGGAGCCGGCTTCCTGGTGGCCCTCTGCGGTGAAATCATGCGCATGCCGGCCCTGCCCGTCTCACCGAACGCCATGCACATCTATCTGGACAACAAGGGCAACGTTCAGGGCCTCTAG
- a CDS encoding DUF1287 domain-containing protein, which translates to MKPAVLLTFLFLSCSACLMADNAALAAKAREQIGVTVSYNGGYQTIPYPNGDVPKETGVCTDVVIRAMRAFGLDLQKAVHEDMKAHFSKYPKLWGLKTTDRSIDHRRVPNLRAFFARKGWSVPITETAADYKPGDLVTWNLSDSVPHIGIVSDRKTKEGTPLIIHNVGCGAQEEDFLFSHTITGHYRPVLKR; encoded by the coding sequence ATGAAACCCGCCGTCCTTCTCACCTTCCTCTTCCTTTCCTGTTCCGCGTGCCTGATGGCGGACAACGCCGCACTGGCCGCCAAGGCGCGCGAACAGATAGGAGTAACGGTCTCCTACAACGGAGGCTATCAAACCATCCCCTACCCCAACGGGGATGTCCCCAAGGAAACGGGAGTATGTACGGACGTGGTCATCCGAGCCATGAGGGCTTTCGGACTGGACCTCCAGAAAGCCGTGCATGAAGACATGAAGGCCCACTTCTCCAAATATCCGAAACTATGGGGCCTGAAAACCACGGACCGCAGCATTGACCACCGCAGGGTTCCCAATCTCCGCGCCTTCTTTGCCCGGAAAGGATGGTCCGTTCCCATTACGGAAACCGCGGCGGACTACAAGCCCGGCGACCTGGTTACGTGGAACCTGTCCGACAGTGTTCCCCACATCGGCATCGTTTCCGACCGGAAGACGAAGGAAGGAACGCCGCTGATTATTCACAACGTCGGCTGCGGTGCGCAGGAGGAAGACTTCCTCTTCTCCCATACCATCACGGGCCATTACCGCCCTGTGCTGAAGCGGTAA
- a CDS encoding 2-dehydropantoate 2-reductase gives MKIAILGAGALGCYYGARLQESGQDISFIVRSEYGYLKEHGLQVKSLHGDISLPRLKVYRDAAEVGPVDLVIVAWKSTANAGFSKALPPLMGPDTVVVTLQNGMGNAEEIARIIPADRIYVGLCFICAMRAEPGHVNHLEGGNIQFAPFVPSPEGSEKARELSELFANAGIKTRAFDVAEQIQWYKLVWNIPFNGLCLALGGISIAELYQNPENVARARRIMEEVVRAAKARGYTLPDDLVEFHLSRTESMGSFIPSSAVDYNEGRPVEYTAIWGDPLSKARQAGTSVPEWELLDKDIRKRLNMD, from the coding sequence ATGAAAATCGCCATTCTGGGAGCCGGAGCCCTCGGCTGCTACTACGGAGCCAGGCTTCAGGAATCCGGCCAGGACATCTCCTTCATCGTACGTTCGGAATACGGCTACCTGAAAGAACACGGCCTGCAAGTAAAAAGCCTGCATGGAGACATCTCCCTGCCCCGGCTCAAGGTGTACCGGGACGCGGCGGAAGTCGGCCCGGTGGACCTCGTCATAGTCGCTTGGAAAAGCACGGCAAATGCCGGTTTTTCCAAGGCCCTCCCTCCGTTGATGGGACCGGATACGGTTGTAGTCACGCTCCAGAACGGCATGGGAAATGCGGAGGAAATCGCCCGCATCATCCCGGCTGACCGCATCTATGTGGGTCTGTGCTTCATCTGCGCCATGCGCGCGGAACCGGGCCACGTCAACCATCTGGAAGGCGGCAACATTCAATTTGCACCCTTCGTCCCCTCACCGGAAGGCTCTGAAAAGGCCCGGGAACTCTCCGAATTGTTTGCCAACGCCGGCATCAAGACGCGCGCCTTTGACGTCGCGGAGCAAATCCAGTGGTACAAGCTCGTCTGGAACATCCCGTTCAACGGGCTGTGCCTGGCGCTGGGCGGCATCAGCATTGCGGAACTCTATCAAAACCCGGAAAACGTCGCCCGGGCGCGCCGCATCATGGAGGAAGTAGTCCGGGCGGCGAAGGCCCGCGGCTACACCCTGCCGGATGACCTGGTGGAATTCCACCTTTCCCGCACGGAAAGCATGGGCTCCTTCATTCCGTCCAGCGCCGTGGACTACAACGAAGGACGCCCTGTCGAATACACGGCCATCTGGGGAGACCCTCTCTCCAAGGCCCGGCAGGCCGGAACATCCGTGCCGGAATGGGAACTTCTGGATAAGGACATCCGCAAGCGCCTGAACATGGATTGA